The following are encoded in a window of Psilocybe cubensis strain MGC-MH-2018 chromosome 4, whole genome shotgun sequence genomic DNA:
- a CDS encoding Succinate/fumarate mitochondrial transporter, with amino-acid sequence MYHRWLADKQTGKTSIGNIFIAGLGAGVTEAVAIVTPMEVVKIPLQAQQHSLADPLEAPRYRNAGHAVYTIIREEGISTLYRGVSLTPLRQATNQGANFTAYQEIKKLAHKYQPDLVELPSYQHMMIGLISGAMGPFSNAPIDTIKTRLQKAKATPGQSSFQRIFAIAADMWKMEGVRSFYKGITPACCAWHPGRRSCSRFMNA; translated from the exons ATGTACCATCGTTGGCTTGCCGATAAGCAAACAGGGAAGACGAGCATTGGGAATATCTTCATTG CCGGTCTTGGGGCTGGAGTGACGGAAGCTGTTGCCATCGTGACGCCCATGGAAGTGGTGAAGATTCCTCTGCAAGCTCAACAACATTCATTGGCTGATCCTCTTGAAGCGCCTCGGTACCGTAATGCTGGTCATGCTGTGTACACCATCATTCGTGAGGAAGGAATCTCGACATTGTATCGTGGTGTCTCTTTGACGCCACTGAGACAAGCTACGAATCAGG GTGCCAACTTCACCGCGTaccaagaaatcaagaagctCGCGCATAAGTACCAGCCAGACTTGGTCGAGCTACCATCCTACCAACACATGATGATTGGTCTTATCTCTGGAGCTATGGGTCCGTTCTCAAATGCACCAATAGACACTATCAAAACTC GTCTACAAAAAGCCAAAGCAACTCCAGGCCAATCCTCCTTCCAGCGCATATTCGCGATCGCGGCAGATATGTGGAAGATGGAGGGCGTGCGGTCATTCTACAAGGGCATCACCCCCGCGTGCTGCGCGTGGCACCCGGGCAGGCGATCGTGTTCGCGGTTTATGAACGCGTGA
- a CDS encoding Transcription elongation factor SPT5: MKRVMRNVRQFLDTEAQNGTLKASCSECCDRLDLTVFTDAFINDGAEVDGEDHIGSMAFHRPEDDSEEDSFNQLLARLEAQAKGPRQPRPVIRLEEEDRITMLQEKIARLPLENDYPLWRVGCRIGSEDAAVLSLLQTAREIHHIRSAFTRGSIRGSIYVEGIMDPALVNLLLSTPGILRNHLGVKREIVDRNHQHELLTMRDVKKDFEVGTWVLVKKGIYKGDVGLISATFSWGAQVLLIPRLNSQSAKSQKRKSSVLVPPAKLFDPEEARKLISTPIIRNADGSYTLGLLKFDHGLLEKDFDYTSIANSVMDIPYSHFSMFRSTNHPDIMRARMPRPREWCLGLEEEVLFRTPDVANRSAKWEPAVLKKLDTYDVEAEQSTIEGEREIRYSVRGTWLDILKSPKIGQFVRVVSGPYFDHRGWVVGIHGDHALITKSSVHGRISIVETNAETSSTPTNGKEQYPVPTGNDDLRKGSAETDLGTAVEAQMMPGGIMVHSDIALTLDESAATLDEEEMSMPGGSSCVTGVGKPTAAQESYNQGAVVSTTAASNQFNSGVGDDNKVEIVEHFAVHVNLLDTSFTEPLPLVDVTLLSESDPVHTKFLRHPWTGLEVIIQKHLHPRKGETGRIKDVLHHTDNAGLQLVIQLTRFNPFAPFQTIVVDYDDVVELSTFNELVLFLDPGPKFFRPIPKSSMKHVRVLPGVPQTIASASGTPMYSEPTATPAWDPSSRTPIGTPQSITPAWDPSSRTPDPTAHSPTSLALSDVSTSVSSSSETNCHTTSSSVCEHVLLNPKLVDISLNVVVNGGQFSNKTLVASTVWDANNLVLRCKKYSSWTMVDPAWVTPKYANRIHDNGPLVVIKGEHCGKFVRRIHHEGTSDNPTVLVAVVTRSKDRVDVLTGERFILSTDFLCSVPESKKDRDLNSNVMTQLKDQYKKKIL, from the exons ATGAAGCGG GTTATGAGGAACGTCCGCCAATTTCTGGACACGGAGGCACAG AACGGGACCTTGAAGGCGAGCTGTTCAGAATGTTGCGATAGACTTGATTTGACTGTCTTTACAGATGCCTTCATTAACGACGGAGCGGAAGTGGACGGGGAAGATCACATAGGCTCTATGGCGTTCCATAGGCCAGAAGATGACAGCGAGGAGGATTCATTTAACCAACTACTGGCTCGCCTGGAGGCTCAAGCAAAGGGCCCTCGTCAACCACGTCCGGTTATAcgtttggaggaggaagataggaTAACCATGCTCCAGGAGAAGATTGCGCGTCTTCCGCTTGAGAATGACTATCCTCTCTGGAGGGTTGGATGTCGG ATCGGCTCTGAGGATGCAGCTGTCCTATCCCTTCTCCAGACCGCAAGGGAGATCCACCATATTCGTTCCGCATTTACTCGCGGCTCTATACGCGGAAGTATCTACGTTGAAGGTATCATGGATCCAGCCCTCGTGAATCTGCTCTTGTCCACGCCCGGAATCCTTCGTAACCACCTTGGAGTCAAGCGCGAAATAGTGGATCGGAACCATCAGCACGAACTTCTTACGATGAGGGATGTCAAGAAGGATTTTGAGGTTGGGACCTGGGTTTTGGTTAAGAAAGGCATATACAAAGGAGACGTTGGACTGATCTCAGCGACTTTTTCCTGGGGCGCTCAGGTTCTTCTCATTCCTCGGCTAAATTCGCAATCTGCAAAGTCACAAAAGAGAAAGTCATCGGTACTAGTACCCCCAGCAAAACTTTTCGACCCTGAAGAAGCCCGCAAACTCATTTCTACTCCCATTATTCGCAATGCGGATGGATCATACACGCTTGGACTTCTCAAGTTTGACCATGGACTGTTGGAAAAGGATTTCGACTATACCTCCATCGCAAATTCCGTCATGGATATTCCGTATTCCCACTTCTCCATGTTTAGGAGCACCAATCATCCCGACATAATGCGAGCGCGTATGCCACGTCCTCGGGAATGGTGCTTAGGactggaagaggaggttcTTTTTCGTACACCCGACGTTGCGAATCGGTCTGCAAAGTGGGAACCTGCAGTGCTGAAAAAGCTGGACACATACGACGTTGAAGCAGAACAATCAACAATCGAAGGTGAACGTGAAATCCGCTACAGTGTTAGGGGAACATGGCTAGACATTCTCAAGTCACCAAAAATCGGGCAATTCGTTCGAGTTGTGAGCGGCCCCTATTTCGATCACAGAGGTTGGGTCGTTGGAATCCATGGAGACCATGCACTAATAACGAAAAGTTCGGTGCATGGTCGCATTTCCATTGTGGAAACAAATGCTGAAACATCTTCGACGCCCACCAACGGAAAAGAACAATATCCCGTGCCGACAGGGAACGATGATCTGAGAAAAGGTTCGGCGGAGACAGATCTGGGGACGGCGGTAGAAGCGCAAATGATGCCAGGGGGTATAATGGTGCATTCGGATATCGCTCTAACTTTGGATGAATCAGCAGCAACGttagatgaagaagaaatgtcGATGCCGGGAGGGAGTTCGTGTGTCACAGGAGTAGGAAAACCAACAGCAGCTCAGGAGTCGTACAACCAGGGCGCTGTGGTCAGTACAACAGCAGCATCTAACCAGTTTAATTCTGGGGTAGGAGATGATAACAAGGTTGAGATTGTGGAA CATTTTGCGGTACACGTCAATCTCTTGGACACTTCATTTACTGAGCCCCTACCTCTTGTCGATGTGACATTATTATCGGAGTCAGACCCAGTCCACACCAAGTTTTTAAGACACCCATGGACTGGTTTAGAGGTCATTATACAGAAGCATCTTCACCCACGCAAGGGTGAGACTGGACGAATCAAAGACGTCCTTCATCATACAGACAACGCCGGACTGCAGCTCGTTATTCAACTCACCCGTTTTAATCCCTTTGCACCGTTCCAAACAATCGTTGTGGACTATGACGATGTCGTCGAACTTTC GACGTTCAATGAGCTCGTTCTTTTCCTTGATCCTGGGCCAAAATTTTTCCGTCCTATACCTAAGTCTTCCATGAAGCACGTCCGCGTTCTCCCTGGCGTACCGCAAACGATTGCGTCAGCGAGCGGCACACCGATGTACTCAGAACCCACTGCAACTCCAGCCTGGGATCCTTCCTCAAGGACACCCATCGGTACACCGCAATCTATCACTCCAGCTTGGGACCCCTCCTCAAGGACACCTGACCCAACTGCTCATTCGCCAACAAGTCTTGCGTTATCAGACGTCTCTACATCtgtttcctcctcatctGAAACAAACTGTCATACgacttcctcttctgtgTGCGAACATGTTCTCTTAAACCCCAAACTGGTGGACATCAGCCTGAATGTGGTAGTCAACGGCGGACAGTTCAGCAATAAAACATTAGTCGCCTCAACGGTTTGGGATGCAAACAACCTCGTACTCAGGTGCAAAAAGTACAGTTCATGGACTATGGTGGACCCCGCTTGGGTCACTCCGAAGTATGCAAATCGAATACATGACAATGGGCCTCTAGTGGTTATCAAGGGGGAACATTGCGGGAAATTCGTTCGTCGCATTCATCATGAAGGCACCTCGGATAATCCAACTGTCTTGGTCGCTGTAGTCACCCGATCTAAAGATCGTGTAGACGTTTTAACTGGCGAGCGATTTATACTCAGCACGGATTTCCTGTGTTCAGTTCCCGAGTCCAAGAAAGACAGAGACCTCAACTCCAATGTTATGACTCAGTTAAAAGACCAGtacaagaaaaagatacTGTGA